A stretch of DNA from Halorubrum sp. BOL3-1:
GACGCTGATCTCACTTTCATTGCCCCCGACGCCGAAGTCCACCCCTTCGGAGATCGTTACCGTCACCGAGTCGTCGTCGGGATCGGCGTTGTCGAGGTCGTACGTCGAATTCGTCGAGACTTCACTTTCGAGGTATTTGCCCCACACATTGGCGTAGCGGCTCTCGACGGTAACGGTCATCTGCGACGCGTTCGAGCAGTTCGCCATCAGTTGGGAGTACTCGCGAGAGCGTTCACGAGAGTATTCGAGGTTCTTCGTTGCTTGGAGCCTCTCCACCTGTCCGCCGGCGCTGCCGTTGATGTTCACGGACGGGAACGTCAGCGTTCCATCCTTGTACTGCATATCGGGAGGCGAGATCATCTCGTTGCCACTCGGCGTCTCTTTCCAGATCCCACCGCCCTGATAGGTGACAGTCGAGTGACCGTCGCTCTCGTAATGAAGCGATCCCATCGGAATCACGAACGGGTTACAGTTCGGGCCGCCGTCGAGTTCGATCATCATCTCCGCGTTGTCGGCGATGCGTACTGATTGCCCCTCTCTGGGGTCGAAAGCGAGCGTGTGTTTGAGGTTGTCGCTGAACGCGACCTCACTCAGCCGGGAGTCAACCTCCCGCATCGTCTGTTCCGCGTCTTGCCCCTGAATTTCGCCCCTGAGGTCACCCGTCATGGCCGTTCCGAAGTGGAGGGTCATCGACGCTGCTACGAGAATTATCCCGATCAACAGGACGAACCCGATGAGGTTCGATTGCCCTCGTCCCTGTCTTCGAGGTGTCGTGGACGGTGTCATGAGTATTCGCGACGGAGCAACATCAAGTGCCCCGGCAGGCTGCTGCTAACACGTCGTCGATCTGAAAGTGATAACCTTTTGGTCAAAGTATTGGTTATGATAATCACCACTGGCGATTAAGCCTCAGTAGCTTGTGAAGATCGGGTACACGACGGCAGTCTCGCGGTCCGAACGCCCGATCCCCCCGGTTATTTGTGGCATCTCTTTGAGCGGGTCGATCGTCATGCGGTACGACGTATCGAACTAAATCCGGAGACAATGGAGGAAACAAGTGCGTAGTCGGCGAGTCCCCCGCCACCGTCCGGGGCGGCGGATTCGCTTCCATCGCCAGTAACTCTTCGAGCAACCGGCACAACTACCCGATGAAGTGGGAGGTTTGGGTCATGAGAAATTGAAGTCTCCCGCTTCAACTCCTTCGATTTAGCCGCCCACCTCGCTGCTGCATAGCGATTCAACACAGCAGTTCAGAGACATGAGGCTCCCGACTCTCCCGCCGCAGACTTGACGGTGGCGGGTAACGCCACCCGGACGTGAGACGACCGGGTGACGGTCGACCCCGGTTCGCTGTTGGACTCCGCGTCGGGCGCGTTCACCGTCACCGCCGACGGGGCGGTCAACGGGTCCAACGAGACGCGGTCAGCGTTGCTGTTCCGCGCGCCCGGCGACGACCTCCCCGTGCGGGTCGTTCGTCGAGACGGGGCGCGAGCGCGCGGCGCCGCCGAGCGCGACCGTGGTGCCGACGACGGCGACGGTGAGCCCCAACAGCAGCACGGTGCCGAGCACCTCGCTCTGCGCGCGCTCTCTCCCTAACACGACGCCGCGTACGGCGAGCGCACACATAAACGTGGACTCCCGGCTATCGAGCCTGAGATCTGGGCGGGCGGACGCGAGCGAACTCCCGACGCCGGACCGCGGCCGATCGATATATGCTCGGGGCGCACCTTCTCACACCCGTGACCGAGCAACTCCACCTGGACGACGACTCCGTGACGACGTTCGACGCGACGGTCGAGCGCGTCCTCTCGGACCCGCCCCGGGTCGTCCTCGACCGGACGCACTTCTACCCGACCGGCGGCGGCCAGCCCCACGACACGGGCAGGCTTCGAGCGCGCGACGGCGACCGCGCCTGGCGAGTGACCGACGTCGAGAAGCGAGACACCGTGTATCACGCGCTCGGGCCGGTCGAGGGTGCGGACGGGGACGGAGCGCCGCCGGACCCGCCCGAACCCGGTACGGCGGTGCGAGGCGAGATCGACGCCGACCGCCGCGCGGCGCACTCGCGGTACCACACCGCACAGCACCTGCTGTCGGCGCTGCTGCTCGCGGAGTTCGACGCGTCGACGACCGGCAACCAGCTGTACCGCGATCGCGCGCGGCTCGACGCCGCCTACGACCGGTTCACGGACGCCGACCTCGACCGGATCGAGACCCGACTCAACGAGCTCGTCGCCGGCGCGCGCCCGGTGTCGAGCTACACGATGGACCGCGAGACCGCGGAGGCGACGCTCGACGCGGACCGGACGCGGATCGACCTCCTCCCCGACTCGATCGAGGAGCTCCGGATCGTCGAGGTCGCCGGCGCGAGCGAGGGCGACGAGCCGTACGACCGGACCGCCTGTGCCGGAACCCACGTCGCGAACACGGCCGACATCGGTGAGGTCGTCGTCACGGGCCGGGAGACGAAAGGCCCCGACGAGGAGCGCGTGCGGTTCGCGCTCGCAGAGCACGTCGACGGCGGCGAGTAAGGCGCTCGGGCGCGCTCCCGCTCGTCTGCGATCCCGCCGCTTATATACGATCCGCGGTAGGTTCGGGCATGAAGTTCTGCGACGAGTGCGGATCCATGATGAAGTCCGGTGAGGGCGAAGACCACTGGGTGTGCGGCTCCTGCGGCTACGAGATCGGCCGCGACGGCGGGGACGACGAGTGGACGACCGAGTCGCAGGTCGAGTCCGAGGTCGTCGACGTGAGCGACGCCGAGGACAAGGGACTACCGACGACGACCGCCCAGTGTGCCGAGTGCGACAACGACCGGGCGTACTGGTACATGCAGCAGATCCGCGCGGCCGACGAGTCCGAGACTCGGTTCTTCGTCTGTACCGAGTGCGAACACAAGTGGCGCGAAGACGACCACTGACCGGCGACCCCTTTTAGTTATCTCGCCGGCGAACGGCACCCATGGAGCCGCCCGTCGTCCCCCGTGATCGCCTCGACGACTGGACGCCCGTCGCGGAGGCGACTGAGCGCCCGTTCGCCGCGGGACCGGTCTCGGTCACGGCGGGGACGGCGCGGTACGAGCGCGAGACCGCGTCCCCGCGGCCGTTCTTCTTCGCGAGCCGACTCCGCATCTCGCCGGACACCGGACCGAACCCCGCGTTGACTCGACTCGTCGAGTCGCGGGCCCGAGAGGGGTTCCGCGACCGCCTCGCGGACCGGGATATCACGGGTCTCGAACGCCGAGACGACCGGTCTCTCGGTGTCGACGACCCCGACGCGTCGCGCGCGACGCTGTCCGTCTTCCACGGGCGCTGCGCGGTCGACGGCGAGCGAGTCCCGGTGGAGGCGCTGCTCGCCGTGTGGGAATCCGGAGAGTACCTGCTCGCGGGCGGCGCCTACCCGACCGCGGACGGCTTCGAGGCGACCCGACAAGACGTGCTGGCACTGGTCCGCGGCGTCCGTCCGCCCGACGCGGCCCGCGGCGGCGTCGGTTCCGAGGGGTCGAGGTGATGGGTCAGCAGGCGACCGCGCCGGCGGTCGAGTCGATCGGTGACCCGTCGTCCTCGTAGCCGGCGTCACCGACCGCCCCGTCGAACATCGGGAGCCGTAGATCGTAGGTGTACAACACGTCGAAGGCCGCGAACGGGTCGACGCCGTTCGCGAGCGCCTCTCGGGCGGTCAGCCTCACGCCGGCCGCGAGCGTCACGACCGGTTCACCGTCGAGCCGACCGGCGGTTTCGAGACCGAACTCGTTGCCCGCGGCGGGGTCGGTCAGCACGGAGAGGTGGAGCACCGTCTTCATGGTCGCGCCGCCTTCGCCGTCACCGATCGATATCGGGTACCCCTCGCCGGTGAAACAGCGCGTGACCGGGCCGGCTTCGCTTCCGTTCGCGACGAGGCCCGGGCCGGCGGTCGCGGGACCGACGGCGGTCGACCCGACCGTCCCGAGACGGGCGGCCGTCGAACCGACAGTCACGGGACCGTCCGCGGGACCGCCGACCCACGCGTGGGTGTTCGTCCCCGACGCCGCCGTCTGTCCCGCGACCGCCCCGACGCCGATTGTCCCCCCGACACCGACGCCAGCGGCGACGAGCAACAGCGCGAGCGCGAGGGCGCCGACGCGAGTCCGTTCCGGGAGGGTCATCGACCGCTCTTTCGACCGGCTCGCTTAAATCACCGCGGTCGACGGTATCAGTCGAGAGAATCGCGGCCGAGAAGCCCCTCGACGATCATCTCCCCGGACGCGACGTTCGTCGCTAGCGGGACGTCCTTCACGTCGCAGACGCGCAGCAGCGCCGAGATGTCCGGCTCGTGCGCCTGCGCGGTCAGCGGGTCGCGGAGGAACACGACGCCGTCGATGTCGTCGTTCGCGATCATCGCGCCGATCTGGAGGTCGCCGCCGTACGGGCCGGACTCCTGTCGGTTCACCACCAGCCCGGTCTCCTCCGCGATGCGTTTCCCCGTCGTGCCGGTAGTCACCAGTTCGCAGTCGTCGAGAACGTCCGCGTGCGCCTCGACGAACGCGACCATCTCGTCTTTCAGCTCGTCGTGGGCGATGAGCGCGATGCGCATACGTGGCCGTCGCCGCGGCGTCGCTTAAGTACTGGCTTCGCCGCGACCGGCGCTCCCGAGTCGGTCTTCGAGCCAGTCGAACTGCGCGGACAGCTCCGACCGGCGCCGGCGCTCGATCACAGTGGCGTC
This window harbors:
- a CDS encoding archaellin/type IV pilin N-terminal domain-containing protein, with product MLGRERAQSEVLGTVLLLGLTVAVVGTTVALGGAARSRPVSTNDPHGEVVAGRAEQQR
- a CDS encoding alanyl-tRNA editing protein, whose amino-acid sequence is MTEQLHLDDDSVTTFDATVERVLSDPPRVVLDRTHFYPTGGGQPHDTGRLRARDGDRAWRVTDVEKRDTVYHALGPVEGADGDGAPPDPPEPGTAVRGEIDADRRAAHSRYHTAQHLLSALLLAEFDASTTGNQLYRDRARLDAAYDRFTDADLDRIETRLNELVAGARPVSSYTMDRETAEATLDADRTRIDLLPDSIEELRIVEVAGASEGDEPYDRTACAGTHVANTADIGEVVVTGRETKGPDEERVRFALAEHVDGGE
- a CDS encoding transcription factor S, which gives rise to MKFCDECGSMMKSGEGEDHWVCGSCGYEIGRDGGDDEWTTESQVESEVVDVSDAEDKGLPTTTAQCAECDNDRAYWYMQQIRAADESETRFFVCTECEHKWREDDH
- a CDS encoding DUF6517 family protein, encoding MEPPVVPRDRLDDWTPVAEATERPFAAGPVSVTAGTARYERETASPRPFFFASRLRISPDTGPNPALTRLVESRAREGFRDRLADRDITGLERRDDRSLGVDDPDASRATLSVFHGRCAVDGERVPVEALLAVWESGEYLLAGGAYPTADGFEATRQDVLALVRGVRPPDAARGGVGSEGSR
- a CDS encoding methylglyoxal synthase is translated as MRIALIAHDELKDEMVAFVEAHADVLDDCELVTTGTTGKRIAEETGLVVNRQESGPYGGDLQIGAMIANDDIDGVVFLRDPLTAQAHEPDISALLRVCDVKDVPLATNVASGEMIVEGLLGRDSLD